In one Musa acuminata AAA Group cultivar baxijiao chromosome BXJ2-5, Cavendish_Baxijiao_AAA, whole genome shotgun sequence genomic region, the following are encoded:
- the LOC103973769 gene encoding cystinosin homolog: MASWNSLGLEITYEAFGWIAFFSWSFSFYPQVILNYKRKSVVGLNFDFLVLNMTKHSSYLVYNAAMFFSPVIKRQYHEKYGFGEMIPVAANDVAFSVHAVALTAFTLFQVLIYERGSQKVSKTCIGITVIVLLYAVVCVFLAWPNHSWLWLISVFNTIQVIMTAIKYIPQAFMNFQRKSTVGWSIGNILLDLLGGVLNFGQMGVQSIDQETLVNFYGNFGKTLLSLEVVLFDILFIFQHYVLYPVKNEGNPTFMEENITPLINSEEKPQLANV; this comes from the exons ATGGCGTCGTGGAACTCGCTCGGCTTGGAGATCACGTACGAGGCCTTCGGATGGATCGCCTTCTTCTCCTGGTCCTTCAGCTTCTACCCTCAAGTTATTCTCAATTACAAGAGGAAAAG CGTGGTGGGCTTGAATTTCGATTTCCTGGTGCTCAACATGACGAAGCACTCGTCGTATCTCGTATATAACGCGGCCATGTTCTTTAGCCCTGTGATCAAGAGGCAGTATCATGAGAAGTATGGTTTCGGAGAG ATGATTCCTGTAGCTGCAAATGATGTGGCTTTTTCAGTACATGCTGTTGCGTTGACGGCTTTTACAttgttccaagttttgatctatgaA CGTGGAAGTCAGAAGGTCTCAAAGACTTGCATTGGTATCACTGTTATTGTCTTGCTTTATGCTGTGGTCTGTGTGTTCTTAGCCTGGCCCAATCATTCTTGGCTTTGGCTCATCTCTGTTTTCAA CACAATACAGGTTATCATGACAGCAATCAAGTACATCCCACAG GCATTCATGAACTTCCAGCGCAAGAGTACAGTGGGTTGGAGTATCGGCAATATCTTGCTTGATTTATTGGGTGGCGTGCTGAACTTTGGTCAGATGGGTGTGCAGTCTATAGATCAGG AGACACTAGTTAACTTCTATGGAAATTTTGGCAAGACACTGCTTTCACTG GAAGTAGtgctctttgatattctcttcatTTTCCAGCATTATGTGCTCTATCCTGTGAAGAATGAAGGAAACCCAACCTTTATGGAAGAAAATATTACTCCACTTATCAATTCTGAAGAGAAACCGCAGTTAGCAAATGTGTAG